Proteins encoded within one genomic window of Chrysemys picta bellii isolate R12L10 chromosome 6, ASM1138683v2, whole genome shotgun sequence:
- the LOC112060057 gene encoding uncharacterized protein LOC112060057 — MNWYTSCTGRPVPMSLEWMICATLRDHSHLPPFEEHHGECSAGCVKKQITRTPSNQDVTTYMSGSLEGEFGRDRGDFASHWTHAHNTMLRLEKHIGCCWTWCEEHLELGVLVPQVKNTECTIITPRARTMLERTLKDAICCQYVENLKRKPDQGKAFEVTCKWDTSNHFLPRGSFTRFVDWKFIDRARLNCILLNGAIRHRNRDKRCRRCGYTNETLPHVLCSCKPHSRAWQPRHNAIHDRLARAIPPPMGKVAMNSAITGTNSQLRPDIVITNEDRKKISMVDFTMPFKNRTPAFHDARAQKVEKYGPLAKTLRAKGYRVQKHALIIGALGAWDSSNEQVVS, encoded by the coding sequence ATGAACTGGTATACATCTTGCACAGGCAGGCCAGTGCCAATGTCCCTCGAATGGATGATCTGTGCGACTTTGCGTGATCACTCACACCTTCCGCCTTTTGAGGAACATCACGGCGAGTGCTCTGCAGGATGCGTCAAGAAGCAAATCACCAGGACCCCCTCCAACCAAGATGTCACCACCTATATGAGCGGCTCGCTGGAAGGTGAATTTGGAAGAGACAGGGGAGACTTTGCTTCACATTGGACTCATGCCCACAACACTATGCTACGACTGGAGAAGCATATCGGCTGCTGCTGGACGTGGTGCGAGGAACAcctggagctgggagtcctggtgccacaAGTGAAGAACACGGAGTGCACCATCATCACTCCAAGAGCTAGAaccatgctggagaggaccctgaaggatgCCATCTGCTGCCAATATGTGGAAAACCTGAAACGGAAGCCAGACCAGGGCAAGGCTTTTGAGGTGACATGCAAGTGGGacaccagcaaccacttcctccccagggGCAGCTTCACCCGATTTGTTGACTGGAAGTTCATCGACCGGGCCCGGCTCAACTGCATCCTGCTGAATGGAGCCATCCGCCACAGGAATCGGGACAAGCGATGCAGGAGATGCGGCTACACCAATGAGACACTACCCCACGTcctgtgtagctgcaagccccattccagagcctggcagccgCGACACAATGCCATCCATGATCGCCTGGCCAGAGCCATCCCACCACCTATGGGGAAGGTTGCCATGAACTCCGCCATTACTGGAACCAACAGCCAACTGCGACCGGACATCGTCATCACCAACGAAGACCGGAAGAAGATCAGCATGGTGGACTTCACAATGCCCTTCAagaacaggaccccagccttTCACGATGCCCGAGCTCAAAAGGTAGAGAAATATGGCCCTCTGGCCAAAACCTTAAGAGCTAAGGGTTACCGGGTCCAGAAACACGCGCTGATCATCGGAGCCTTGGGCGCATGGGACTCCAGTAACGAGCAAGTGGTGAGCTAA